A single window of Sulfitobacter sp. JL08 DNA harbors:
- the hemB gene encoding porphobilinogen synthase: protein MKPTVAPFPAARLRRTRQSAPMRALVRQNTLSADDFIWPLFVRSGEGVEEPVTSMPGVMRRSVDRIVEAAKQAADLGIPAICLFPYTEQKDRTEECAEAWNPDNLSNRATRAIKAAVPDIAVMTDVALDPYNINGHDGYVVNGEILNDETVAALVKMALAQAEAGADIIGPSDMMDGRIGAIRNALETGGHHNVMVMSYAAKYASAFYGPFRDAVGASGALSGDKKTYQMDPANSDEALRLIERDLMEGADMVMVKPGMPYLDICRRVKDSFGAPTFAYQVSGEYAMIKAGAQNGWIDGKKVMMESLMAFKRAGCDGILTYFAPDAARLLNGTKG from the coding sequence ATGAAACCGACCGTTGCCCCCTTTCCCGCCGCACGCCTGCGCCGCACCCGTCAAAGCGCCCCGATGCGCGCGCTTGTGCGGCAAAATACGCTCAGCGCCGATGATTTCATCTGGCCGCTTTTCGTGCGCAGTGGCGAGGGTGTGGAAGAGCCGGTGACCTCCATGCCTGGTGTGATGCGGCGCAGTGTGGACCGGATTGTCGAGGCTGCTAAACAGGCCGCTGATCTGGGGATTCCGGCGATTTGCCTGTTTCCTTACACCGAACAAAAAGACCGCACCGAAGAATGCGCCGAAGCGTGGAACCCCGACAACCTGTCCAACCGTGCCACACGCGCGATCAAGGCCGCCGTGCCAGATATTGCCGTCATGACGGATGTGGCGCTGGACCCCTACAACATCAACGGCCATGACGGTTATGTCGTGAATGGCGAGATTCTGAATGATGAAACGGTTGCGGCGCTGGTGAAAATGGCGCTGGCACAGGCCGAAGCCGGGGCCGATATTATCGGGCCGTCCGATATGATGGATGGCCGGATCGGTGCGATCCGCAATGCGCTTGAAACCGGCGGGCACCACAACGTCATGGTGATGTCTTATGCCGCCAAATACGCCAGTGCGTTTTACGGGCCGTTCCGGGATGCGGTCGGCGCGTCGGGCGCGCTGAGCGGGGACAAGAAAACCTATCAGATGGACCCGGCCAATTCGGACGAGGCGCTGCGCCTGATCGAACGCGACCTGATGGAAGGTGCCGATATGGTCATGGTCAAACCCGGCATGCCCTATCTGGATATCTGCCGCCGCGTCAAAGACAGCTTTGGCGCACCGACATTCGCCTATCAGGTGTCGGGCGAATACGCGATGATCAAGGCCGGAGCACAGAATGGCTGGATCGACGGTAAAAAGGTGATGATGGAAAGCCTGATGGCGTTCAAACGGGCCGGATGTGATGGCATCCTGACCTATTTCGCCCCGGATGCCGCGCGTCTTTTGAACGGGACCAAGGGGTAG
- a CDS encoding component of SufBCD complex, whose translation MDWHQTVFELIDMRSFSNLWFWIALAVMWSTASHWVIGVPYDLVLRARRQGGQAETDLEDLVRINVNRLLYVARVSGLWLLGFGCFFLTALAITGFMYDVEFAQAVFLLLFPMSIVGLLSLSTARLIETEHLVGEALHRRLGRHRFFTQFIGMISIFLTAMWGMFQNLSLGPFG comes from the coding sequence TTGGACTGGCACCAAACTGTATTTGAACTGATCGACATGCGTTCGTTTTCGAACCTGTGGTTCTGGATCGCATTGGCTGTGATGTGGTCAACCGCCAGCCACTGGGTCATCGGCGTTCCCTATGATCTTGTGCTGCGTGCCCGCCGGCAGGGCGGACAGGCCGAAACCGATCTGGAAGATCTGGTGCGTATCAATGTGAACCGACTGCTTTATGTCGCGCGCGTTTCGGGGCTGTGGCTTTTGGGGTTTGGCTGCTTTTTCCTGACCGCGCTGGCTATCACCGGGTTCATGTACGACGTCGAATTTGCCCAGGCCGTGTTTTTGCTGCTGTTCCCGATGTCGATTGTCGGGCTTTTGTCACTGTCAACGGCGCGGCTGATCGAAACCGAACATCTGGTTGGCGAAGCGCTGCACCGGCGGTTGGGGCGGCACCGGTTCTTCACCCAGTTTATCGGCATGATTTCGATCTTTCTGACCGCCATGTGGGGCATGTTCCAGAACCTGTCGCTGGGTCCGTTCGGCTGA